In the Larimichthys crocea isolate SSNF chromosome XXI, L_crocea_2.0, whole genome shotgun sequence genome, one interval contains:
- the LOC104925281 gene encoding titin, whose amino-acid sequence MEASNSSHAARTAEDEAHTLNINMTQDTNAAPSAKDSQSPRRVIVQGQPATSVQNGEHSPNVQPDAATDMENAIKPQLQIPTFSTFTVKNGEELRVEIPVVGQPTPKIEWQRDGHAVKETSRLEVSNTPLLTVLHIRHGVREHSGHYSIIASNPAGKCTGEITVVVLEKPDPPKGPVRIDEVNSDYVTISWEPPEYTGGCELDNYIVEKREISSTEWQTVSATTVRTTIKVTKLKTGNEYQFRVFAENRYGKSTAITSAFVTAEYPFSVPTAPGTPFTSTVTKYSMVVEWKPPAKDGGSPIIGYHLERKEKNSILWTKLNKFVIPEARFKTSGLEEGIEYEFRVFAENIAGLSSSSKISDCYVARDPCDPPGKPEAVVITRENITLQWEKPKYDGGSTITGYIVEKKELPDGRWMKANFTSVTENQFTVTGLIGGDSYEFRVTAKNGAGVWSPPSESVTIIAQDVIEGPTVSIDPKFKSTTIVPAGDTFVIDADYSGKPLPEVTWLKDGKEIDKVTPRMEVKNTLTHTTLTVRDCIRVDGGHFVLSLSNTGGTTSVAVNVKVLDRPGPPDGPLRVKVVSAEKCNLHWNPPVNDGGASVTHFIIEKRETSRVTWTGVDPQVEAVSYKVTKLVPGKEYIFRVAAVNKYGVGEFVESDPFIAQNPFTTPSAPSTPTATTVTGDSIVLTWERPETDGGSEIDGYILEKRDKEGVRWTKCNRRRLNDLRFRCTGLAEGHYYQFRVLAENAAGVGAPSEPSEYIKVCEATYPPGPPTNPKVTDYSSSSVSLSWSKPIYDGGATISGYVVEMKEAADDEWITCSPSTGVEDTNYTVKRLRDNAQYNFRIRAMNAAGVGEHVDLPGSVVAAEKLEAPEIELDTTLRKIVSVRACSTLRLFVTIKGKPEPEVKWSKEGGTLSERAQIEVTNSYTVLLIENVNRNDTGKYVLTAENYSGSKSAFISVRVLDTPTAPTNLEIKEVKRDSVSISWEAPLIDGGAKISHYVVEKREETRKAFTSVCSNCVRNSCKIDNLQEGCFYYFRVLAVNEFGTGLPAEIIDAVKVCEAPLPPGKITVSDVTSSSGRLSWEKPDHDGGSKITCYIVEMQVKGDDTWTICSESKALEVTINGLANGKEYFFRVSAVNEKGKSEPTCLLTPVTVNNSSAGPIINLLSNTFSVKAGNDLKIDVPYKGVPQPTATWTKDGNLLKETSRVNTHTSDTSSQIIIKDASRIDAGVYEVTLANSVGTTSAEIFVNVFERPGPPTDLSVDEVSADFMSLSWQPPHYTGGCQISNYVVEKRDTGSTIWQTVSATVARTSIKISRLTQGTEYQFRIAAENRYGKSHFVESEPVVAQYPFKPPGPPINLRVVNASKSVMVVVWSKPDNDGGSPIIGYHIECKDQSSILWTKLNKGPVTENQFKVTSVEEGLVYEFRVCAENMAGAGPCSKASEPVAARDQCDPPRNFTVTNITNSSVSLSWDKPEYDGGAKITGYIVERKELPDSCWLKCNFTNLLDTFLEVTGLTEGEQYDFRVIAKNSAELFSAPSETTGPVTVQHDVEPPKIKLEDRFRQVLVVKAGDLLRIDADISGRPNPTVFWLKNARNIGTKGRVEITATKAHTSLLIRESVRKDSGQYTLTLQNTGGTTSKTIICKVLDRPGPPAGPLVVSGLSAEKCTLSWGPPPETGGAEIMYYIVEKCETSRVSWIVVYGDMMATTCKITKLVKGNEYLFRVRAVNKYGEGETLESEPIKAMDPFTIPSAPTDVEVTSATNDTMTICWKRPASDGGSRISGYIIEKREKQGVRWVRVNKKPVYDLRVKASCLHEGCEYEFRVFAENAAGLSEPSLPSPLTLAEDPKFLPSPPAKPTISDSARSSITLSWNKPLFDGGAAVTGYKVEFRKSTEEDWTVGVHNIDKTEFTVTGLTSGTEYVFIVRSINKIGISEPSPETDPQVAMEREEEPRFEVPTEMRKTLLVKDGSSFTLTVPFTGKPVPTVTWDKADVDLRVRGLINTSSSVTSITVERATRDDSGKYIIKLQNVAGSASLTLSVRVLDSPGPPIHIAVKDVTKNSATVSWDIPENEGGGPVKNYLVDIRDLSRTGWTRLTDKCRRLSYKVSDLEEGGIYFFRVTAQNEYGIGVPAETKEGTKMIDTNDWETNPGA is encoded by the exons ATGGAGGCCAGCAACAGCAGTCAT GCAGCAAGAACAGCAGAAGATGAGGCTCACactctaaatataaatatgacacAGGATACTAATGCAGCACCCTCTGCAAAGGATTCCCAGTCACCCCGCAGAGTCATTGTCCAAG GGCAGCCTGCCACTTCTGTACAGAATGGAGAACACAGCCCAAATGTCCAACCTGATGCTGCCACAGATATGGAAAATGCTATTAAGCCACAACTCCAGATTCCAACTTTTAGCACATTTACTGTTAAGAATGGTGAAGAACTGAGAGTAGAGATACCAGTGGTCGGGCAACCAACACCAAAGATTGAATGGCAAAGAGATGGTCACGCAGTCAAAGAGACATCAAGGCTAGAGGTTTCAAATACACCATTATTAACAGTTCTTCATATCAGACATGGGGTCAGGGAGCACTCTGGTCACTACTCTATCATAGCAAGCAACCCTGCTGGAAAATGTACAGGAGAAATCACCGTGGTTGTTCTGGAAAAGCCAGACCCACCCAAAGGGCCTGTAAGGATTGATGAGGTCAATTCTGACTACGTTACCATCTCCTGGGAGCCACCAGAATACACAGGAGGCTGTGAGCTAGACAACTACATAGTGGAGAAACGAGAAATTTCAAGTACAGAATGGCAGACTGTGTCTGCAACAACTGTAAGAACCACAATCAAAGTCACCAAATtgaagacaggaaatgaataTCAATTCAGAGTGTTTGCTGAAAATAGGTATGGAAAAAGCACTGCAATCACCTCTGCCTTTGTAACTGCAGAATATCCTTTCAGTGTGCCCACTGCTCCTGGCACCCCCTTTACATCCACTGTGACAAAGTACAGCATGGTGGTTGAATGGAAGCCTCCAGCCAAAGATGGAGGCAGCCCTATTATTGGCTATCACCTTGAACGCAAAGAGAAGAACAGCATTTTATGGACTAAGCTAAACAAATTTGTTATACCCGAGGCTCGCTTCAAAACAAGTGGACTGGAGGAAGGCATTGAGTATGAATTCAGAGTCTTTGCTGAGAATATTGCTGGACTCAGCTCATCTAGCAAGATATCTGACTGCTATGTGGCAAGAGATCCCTGTGATCCACCTGGTAAACCTGAAGCTGTTGTCATTACTAGAGAGAATATTACTCTTCAGTGGGAGAAACCCAAGTATGATGGTGGAAGCACCATTACAGGCTACATTGTTGAAAAGAAGGAGCTCCCAGATGGAAGATGGATGAAGGCAAACTTCACCAGCGTTACTGAGAATCAGTTTACAGTCACAGGTCTGATAGGAGGCGATAGTTATGAGTTTAGAGTAACTGCGAAGAATGGTGCTGGTGTTTGGAGCCCGCCTTCAGAAAGTGTAACTATCATTGCTCAGGATGTTATTGAAGGACCCACAGTATCCATTGATCCTAAGTTCAAGAGTACTACTATTGTTCCAGCTGGAGATACATTTGTCATTGATGCTGATTATTCTGGGAAGCCCCTCCCTGAAGTAACATGGCTGAAGGATGGAAAAGAAATTGACAAAGTTACACCTAGAATGGAGGTTAAAAACACGCTTACTCATACAACTCTGACTGTCAGGGACTGTATTCGAGTGGATGGGGGTCACTTTGTCTTGAGCCTCAGTAACACTGGTGGAACTACATCTGTCGCAGTTAATGTGAAAGTCCTGGATAGACCTGGTCCTCCAGATGGACCTCTGAGGGTGAAAGTTGTTAGTGCAGAGAAGTGTAATCTTCACTGGAACCCCCCTGTAAATGATGGTGGTGCCAGTGTTACCCACTTCATCATTGAAAAAAGGGAGACCAGTCGTGTTACTTGGACAGGGGTTGATCCTCAAGTTGAAGCTGTCAGTTACAAAGTGACAAAACTGGTGCCTGGTAAAGAATATATATTCAGAGTAGCTGCCGTGAACAAATATGGTGTTGGTGAATTTGTGGAATCAGATCCCTTCATTGCACAAAACCCTTTTACAACACCTAGTGCACCTTCTACACCTACAGCCACCACTGTGACTGGTGACTCTATTGTGCTCACATGGGAAAGGCCGGAGACTGATGGAGGCTCAGAGATTGATGGCTACATCCTAGAAAAACGTGACAAAGAGGGGGTCAGGTGGACTAAATGCAACAGGAGAAGACTCAATGACTTGCGTTTCCGATGCACTGGTCTTGCTGAGGGACATTACTATCAATTTAGAGTATTGGCAGAGAATGCTGCAGGTGTGGGTGCACCCAGTGAGCCAAGTGAGTACATAAAGGTATGTGAAGCTACTTACCCACCTGGTCCCCCTACAAATCCCAAGGTGACAGATTATTCCAGCAGTTCTGTGTCCCTTAGCTGGTCAAAGCCCATCTATGACGGTGGAGCAACCATCAGTGGATATGTTGTTGAGATGAAAGAAGCAGCAGATGACGAGTGGATCACATGCTCACCAAGCACAGGTGTAGAGGACACAAACTACACTGTGAAGAGACTGAGAGATAATGCACAGTACAATTTCCGCATACGTGCAATGAATGCTGCTGGAGTTGGAGAGCATGTGGATCTACCTGGGTCTGTGGTAGCTGCTGAAAAACTGGAGGCACCTGAGATTGAGTTGGACACTACCTTAAGGAAGATTGTTAGTGTTCGAGCCTGTTCCACTTTACGTCTCTTTGTCACCATCAAAGGAAAGCCAGAGCCTGAGGTCAAATGGTCAAAAGAAGGTGGTACTCTCAGTGAGCGTGCTCAAATTGAGGTAACAAACTCCTACACAGTGTTATTGATCGAGAATGTCAATAGAAATGACACAGGAAAATATGTGTTGACTGCTGAAAACTACAGTGGTTCTAAATCAGCATTCATCAGTGTCAGAGTATTGGACACTCCCACCGCACCAACCAACTTAGAGATAAAGGAGGTAAAGAGAGACTCTGTGTCCATCTCCTGGGAGGCACCTCTCATTGATGGAGGAGCAAAGATTTCACACTATGTCgtagaaaagagagaggagactaGGAAGGCATTCACAAGCGTCTGTAGCAACTGTGTGAGAAACTCATGCAAGATTGACAATCTCCAAGAAGGATGCTTCTATTATTTCCGTGTTCTGGCTGTGAATGAGTTTGGCACTGGACTGCCAGCAGAGATCATTGATGCTGTTAAAGTCTGTGAGGCTCCTCTGCCTCCTGGCAAAATCACAGTCAGTGATGTTACCAGCAGTAGTGGACGACTCTCTTGGGAGAAGCCTGACCATGATGGAGGAAGCAAAATCACTTGTTATATCGTAGAAATGCAAGTTAAGGGAGATGACACATGGACAATATGTTCAGAGAGTAAAGCACTGGAAGTGACTATTAATGGGCTGGCTAATGGAAAGGAGTATTTCTTCAGAGTGAGTGCTGTTaatgaaaagggaaaaagtGAACCAACGTGCCTTTTGACACCTGTTACAGTGAATAATAGTAGTGCTGGACCCATTATAAATTTGCTGTCCAACACGTTCAGTGTAAAAGCAGGAAACGATTTAAAGATTGATGTTCCCTACAAGGGTGTACCACAGCCAACAGCAACCTGGACAAAAGATGGCAACTTGCTGAAAGAAACAAGCAGGGTAAATACGCATACATCTGACACATCATCTCAAATAATTATCAAAGATGCAAGCAGAATAGATGCTGGAGTGTATGAAGTGACTTTGGCCAACTCAGTTGGAACCACATCCGCTGAAAtctttgttaatgtttttgaaAGACCTGGCCCACCAACTGACCTCAGTGTGGATGAAGTGAGTGCTGatttcatgtctttgtcatggcAGCCCCCACATTATACTGGTGGATGTCAAATTAGTAATTATGTTGTTGAGAAGAGGGATACAGGCAGCACAATATGGCAGACTGTGTCAGCCACAGTTGCCAGAACATCAATCAAAATTTCTCGTCTGACACAGGGCACTGAATATCAGTTTCGTATTGCTGCAGAGAATCGCTATGGCAAAAGCCACTTTGTTGAGTCTGAACCTGTTGTTGCCCAATATCCCTTTAAGCCTCCTGGTCCACCAATCAATCTCCGGGTTGTAAATGCTTCAAAGTCTGTCATGGTGGTTGTATGGAGCAAGCCAGACAATGATGGAGGCAGCCCTATTATTGGTTATCATATTGAATGCAAAGATCAAAGCAGTATTTTGTGGACAAAGTTAAACAAAGGACCAGTAACTGAGAACCAATTCAAGGTGACAAGTGTTGAAGAGGGTCTGGTTTATGAGTTCCGGGTTTGTGCTGAGAATATGGCTGGTGCTGGACCATGCAGTAAGGCATCTGAGCCTGTGGCAGCAAGAGACCAGTGCGATCCTCCACGCAACTTCACAGTAACCAACATAACTAACAGCTCAGTTTCCCTCTCATGGGATAAACCAGAATACGATGGTGGGGCTAAAATAACTGGGTACATTGTTGAGCGTAAAGAGCTACCAGATAGTTGCTGGCTTAAATGCAACTTCACCAACTTACTGGACACCTTCTTGGAAGTGACTGGCCTCACAGAGGGCGAACAGTATGATTTTCGTGTGATTGCCAAAAATTCAGCTGAGCTCTTTAGTGCACCCTCTGAAACCACAGGACCTGTGACTGTACAGCATGATGTAGAGCCACCCAAAATTAAATTGGAGGACAGATTTAGACAGGTGTTGGTTGTCAAAGCAGGAGACCTCCTAAGAATAGATGCTGACATCTCTGGCCGCCCAAACCCTACAGTATTTTGGTTGAAGAATGCTAGAAACATTGGAACCAAGGGAAGGGTTGAGATAACTGCAACAAAGGCACATACCTCTTTACTTATCAGAGAAAGTGTTAGGAAAGACTCTGGACAGTATACTTTAACCCTACAGAACACTGGTGGTACCACATCTAAGACTATCATCTGCAAGGTCCTGGACAGGCCTGGCCCACCTGCTGGACCTCTTGTAGTATCTGGACTCTCAGCAGAGAAATGCACCCTGTCATGGGGACCTCCTCCTGAGACGGGTGGTGCTGAAATCATGTACTACATTGTTGAGAAGTGTGAAACTAGCCGTGTTTCTTGGATCGTTGTGTACGGTGACATGATGGCAACTACTTGCAAAATAACCAAGCTAGTGAAAGGAAATGAATACCTGTTTAGGGTGAGGGCAGTGAACAAGTATGGGGAAGGTGAAACTCTGGAAAGTGAGCCTATCAAAGCCATGGATCCCTTTACTATTCCATCCGCTCCGACTGATGTAGAGGTCACGAGTGCAACCAACGATACTATGACTATCTGCTGGAAGAGACCTGCCTCTGATGGCGGCAGTCGCATTAGTGGATACATTatagagaagagggagaagcaGGGTGTTCGCTGGGTTCGTGTCAATAAGAAACCAGTCTATGACCTACGAGTCAAAGCTTCCTGCCTGCACGAGGGATGTGAGTATGAATTCAGAGTTTTTGCTGAAAATGCCGCTGGACTAAGTGAACCCAGTCTCCCATCCCCACTCACACTAGCAGAGGACCCAAAGTTTCTACCTTCCCCTCCTGCAAAACCCACCATAAGTGATTCAGCCAGGTCCTCCATAACTCTGTCATGGAACAAGCCACTGTTTGATGGTGGAGCAGCAGTCACTGGTTACAAAGTTGAATTTAGAAAATCAACAGAAGAAGACTGGACTGTTGGTGTCCATAACATTGATAAAACTGAGTTTACAGTTACTGGACTCACATCAGGTACTGAATATGTGTTCATTGTCAGATCCATAAACAAGATTGGTATCAGTGAGCCCAGTCCTGAAACAGATCCTCAAGTGGCcatggagagagaagaagagccCAGGTTTGAAGTTCCCACCGAGATGAGAAAAACCCTGCTTGTTAAAGATGGCAGCTCCTTCACTTTGACTGTGCCTTTCACAGGCAAACCTGTTCCCACTGTGACATGGGACAAGGCAGATGTCGATCTGAGAGTCAGAGGACTGATCAACACCAGCAGCTCCGTCACCTCTATCACAGTGGAAAGGGCAACACGTGACGATTCTGGCAAGTACATAATCAAACTGCAAAACGTTGCAGGATCTGCCTCTTTGACGCTGAGTGTAAGAGTTTTGGATTCACCTGGTCCACCAATCCATATAGCAGTTAAAGATGTGACCAAGAACTCTGCCACTGTTTCCTGGGACATACCTGAGAATGAGGGAGGAGGCCCTGTTAAGAACTACCTTGTAGATATAAGGGACCTCAGCAGAACAGGGTGGACAAGGCTCACAGACAAATGCCGCAGACTGTCCTACAAGGTGTCAGacctggaggagggaggaatcTACTTCTTCAGAGTCACCGCTCAAAACGAGTACGGGATCGGCGTTCCAGCTGAGACCAAGGAGGGAACGAAAATGATAG ATACAAATGACTGGGAGACAAATCCAGGAGCTTAG